A region of the bacterium genome:
CACATGATCATCCCGCACACCCTGACGGTGGGCGGGGGACTGGTCGGCCTGGTGCTGTCGCTCTTCACCGTTCCCGGACTGCCCGCGGCGCTGCTCGGGATGGTCGTGGGGGCCGGGATCATCCTCGCGGTTTCCTGGGGCTACAAGCTGGTCCGCGGGGTGGTCGGCATGGGCGGCGGCGACGTCATGTTGATGGGCATGGTGGGGGTCTTCCTGGGGCCCTGGGGCGTGCTCGGCACCCTCTTCGGGGGGGCGCTGCTGGGCACCCTGTACGCGGTCACGGCCGGCCGGGGCTCGGTCGACGGGGCGGCCAAACTGCCCTTCGGCACCTTCCTGGCGGCGGCCGCGGCGGTGGTCCTGCTGTGGGGGCCCGACCTGCTCGCCCTCTACCTGTCGCGATTCTGACCCCGGACGGCAGATTCTGCCCGCACGGTCAACCGACTCTGGTTCTCCGGTTTCAGCGAATCCCCCGTGGCCCGGTGCTGCGGGGGATTTGCCGGTCTTTTGGGCTCAAGGTCGCCCCGGCGGTGCCGATCAGTTTTGTGGCACGCATGTTGCGAATCGCCCTTGGAGATGTCCGACACGGAGTGGGCATCCATCTGAATTCTCGAACTTCAAGGTAGGCTTGGCATGTTCGGATTCCTGAAACGGAAAAAGAAATCACTGATCGGCATGGATATCGGCTCCAATGTCGTGAAGTGCCTGCGGCTGGACCTGACGGGGGAGCGACCGGTCGTCACCCACTTCGCCATGGCGGACCTGCCGCCCGAGGCGATCGTGGACGGCGAGATCATGGATCGGGAACTCGTCATCGAAGCCATCCAGGAAGCGGCCCAGAAGGCCGGCATCCCCGACGAGCCCGTCGCCAGCGCCGTTGCCGGACGTGCGGTGATCGTCAAGAAGATCGTCATGGACAAGATGAGCGAGGC
Encoded here:
- a CDS encoding prepilin peptidase, coding for MPVALQGTPFADTALLLGLAAWLGACVGSFSNVLIYRLPRNRDVVRGRSHCPSCARMVAWYDNIPVASWLLLRGRCRHCRAAISPRYLLVELAGAACALIGVWRFGFSLEGLSASFLLIVLLDIALIDWEHMIIPHTLTVGGGLVGLVLSLFTVPGLPAALLGMVVGAGIILAVSWGYKLVRGVVGMGGGDVMLMGMVGVFLGPWGVLGTLFGGALLGTLYAVTAGRGSVDGAAKLPFGTFLAAAAAVVLLWGPDLLALYLSRF